From a region of the Lactuca sativa cultivar Salinas chromosome 4, Lsat_Salinas_v11, whole genome shotgun sequence genome:
- the LOC111921505 gene encoding GDSL esterase/lipase At3g48460 → MPPFTTTFAAIFLLLTTTSANPTQRPFKKIYAFGDSYTDTGNTASASGPNAFTYVSNLPYGRTFFHHPTNRYSDGRLVIDFVAESLSLPYLPPYRHRKVDTSFGVNYAVAGSTAIPHEFFVKNNLTLNIQPQSLQSELAWFNKDLEGQKCKSAKSTPRECKEVFDDALIWVGEIGANDYAYTVGSSVQSKTIQELSIRSVNGFLEALLKKGAKYMVVEGLPTTGCLTLSMAYAPESDRDDMGCVGSLNKQSYNHNTILQTKIQDLRKKYPEAVIIYADYWNAYRNVIKNASKLGFTELYKVCCGSNGNGAPYDFDLSVTCGSQSSSSCQEPSKYINWDGVHLTEAMYKAVFDLYVNEGLTHPPFGSLLTSKNYLG, encoded by the exons ATGCCACCTTTCACCACCACCTTTGCCGCCATCTTCCTCCTCCTCACCACCACCTCTGCCAATCCAACTCAACGGCCGTTCAAGAAAATCTATGCATTCGGTGACTCCTACACCGACACCGGAAACACCGCTTCCGCTAGCGGCCCTAATGCCTTCACCTACGTCTCCAACCTCCCTTATGGCCGGACATTTTTCCACCACCCCACCAACCGCTACTCCGACGGCCGCCTTGTCATTGACTTTGTGGCGGAATCACTTTCCTTGCCCTACTTGCCGCCCTACCGCCACCGCAAAGTTGACACCTCGTTTGGTGTCAACTATGCTGTGGCGGGGTCCACCGCCATACCACATGAGTTCTTTGTCAAAAATAACCTTACTCTAAACATCCAACCTCAGTCATTACAAAGTGAACTTGCTTGGTTTAACAAGGATTTGGAGGGGCAAAAGTGTAAAAGTGCAAAATCAACTCCAAGAGAATGTAAGGAGGTGTTTGATGATGCGTTGATTTGGGTTGGTGAGATTGGAGCCAATGATTACGCGTACACCGTTGGATCTTCTGTTCAAAGCAAAACCATTCAAGAGCTTTCCATTCGCAGTGTCAATGGATTTCTAGAG GCATTGCTTAAAAAAGGTGCAAAATACATGGTAGTGGAAGGCCTTCCAACCACGGGTTGCCTGACCCTATCCATGGCATATGCACCCGAATCAGACCGTGATGACATGGGGTGTGTGGGTAGTCTCAACAAACAAAGCTATAACCACAACACCATTCTCCAAACCAAAATCCAAGATCTCAGGAAAAAGTATCCGGAAGCTGTCATTATTTATGCTGATTACTGGAACGCGTATCGGAATGTCATCAAGAacgcatccaaattagggttcaCGGAGCTTTACAAAGTTTGTTGTGGGTCGAATGGTAATGGTGCACCATATGACTTTGATTTGTCTGTTACTTGTGGGTCCCAGTCTTCGAGCTCGTGTCAAGAACCTTCTAAGTATATTAATTGGGATGGGGTTCATTTAACTGAGGCTATGTATAAGGCGGTTTTTGATTTGTACGTTAATGAGGGGTTAACTCATCCACCCTTCGGGTCCTTATTGACTAGCAAAAACTACTTGGGCTAG
- the LOC111921506 gene encoding E3 ubiquitin-protein ligase AIRP2, with product MDNYYYHQLASCPSYRDSLNVLEVDIQFANMLANSIPRDKSGACLQMELGYSDMAYILSFLLQWIDFPCSCFLQTCLNFCYVVVHKVLPDGKPKLTSLGRKATIREFYDVILPSLKRLRTNPLEIEDNEENIQPFGTNPRKKIEKNTKSTNVDMEREDECGICLEPCTKMVLPNCCHAMCINCYHDWNMRSVSCPFCRGSLKRVNSEDLWVLPCTGDVVDQKTVSKEDKKRFYNYINKLPKDIPDAVFLVYNDYLF from the exons ATGGATAACTATTATTATCATCAGCTTGCATCATGTCCTTCTTACAGGGATTCACTGAATGTTCTTGAGGTTGATATACAGTTTGCTAATATGCT GGCAAATTCTATTCCAAGGGATAAAAGTGGCGCGTGTCTTCAAATGGAGCTGGGTTACAGTGACATGGCATATATTTTATCATTTTTACTCCAATGGATCGATTTCCCATGTTCTTGTTTCCTTCAAACATGTCTAAATTTCTGTTACGTGGTTGTACACAAG gttttgCCAGATGGGAAACCAAAACTTACTTCACTTGGGAGAAAGGCAACCATTAGAGAGTTCTATG atgtgATATTGCCATCCCTCAAACGTCTACGAACAAACCCATTGGAGATCGAAGACAATGAAGAGAATATTCAACCTTTTGGGACAAATCCcagaaagaaaatagaaaaaaatacaaaaagtacAAATGTTGATATGGAAAGAGAAGACGAATGTGGTATATGCTTAGAGCCCTGCACCAAAATGGTTTTGCCCAACTGTTGTCATGCAATGTGCATCAATTGCTACCATGATTG GAACATGAGGTCAGTATCTTGCCCCTTTTGCCGTGGTAGCTTGAAGAGAGTGAACTCAGAGGATTTATGGGTTCTCCCATGTACAGGAGATGTGGTTGACCAAAAAACTGTGTCAAAGGAGGACAAAAAAAGATTCTATAATTACATTAATAAGCTGCCTAAAGATATCCCAGATGCTGTATTCTTGGTATACAATGACTACTTATTTTAA